Proteins from a genomic interval of Pseudophryne corroboree isolate aPseCor3 chromosome 4, aPseCor3.hap2, whole genome shotgun sequence:
- the LOC134911072 gene encoding vomeronasal type-2 receptor 26-like, with protein sequence MEICLKCPEHQWSNDRRDACIERTVEFLSHGEILWASLISIALLFCCLTAVILGIFIKYRDTAVVRANNQNLSFILLLSLILAFLCPLLFIGRPTEMSCLLRQVAFGNIFTVAFSSLLAKTITVVLAFRATKPDQKLMRWLTRHSSRLLLAICSFGEAVICALWLCLSPPFLDYDTQAEVGKMILQCNEGSVAAFYIVIGYMGGLAALCFIVASLARKLPDTFNEAQYITFSMAVFCSVWVAFVPAYLSAKGKYTVAFEVFAILASSAGLLGCIFIPKCYIILIRPELNVRANLILSRS encoded by the coding sequence ATGGAAATATGTTTGAAGTGTCCAGAACATCAGTGGTCAAATGACAGAAGAGACGCCTGTATAGAGAGAACAGTCGAGTTCCTATCTCATGGAGAGATATTGTGGGCATCTCTTATTTCCATCGCTCTATTATTCTGTTGCCTGACTGCTGTAATCTTAGGGATCTTTATCAAATACAGAGATACAGCTGTGGTGAGAGCCAATAACCAgaacctcagcttcatcctcctCCTCTCACTCATTTTAGCCTTCCTGTGTCCTCTGCTATTTATTGGACGCCCCAcagagatgtcctgtctcctcAGACAAGTGGCTTTTGGGAACATTTTTACTGTTGCTTTCTCTTCACTTTTGGCCAAAACCATCACCGTTGTCCTCGCCTTCAGAGCCACCAAACCCGACCAGAAGCTGATGAGGTGGCTGACCAGACATTCATCAAGACTGCTACTTGCCATCTGCTCCTTTGGGGAGGCTGTGATCTGTGCCCTCTGGCTATGCTTATCTCCACCATTCCTAGATTATGACACCCAGGCAGAGGTTGGGAAGATGATATTACAGTGTAATGAAGGTTCTGTCGCTGCGTTCTACATTGTGATTGGCTACATGGGAGGTCTGGCTGCCTTATGCTTTATTGTGGCCTCTTTAGCCAGGAAGCTGCCAGATACATTCAATGAGGCTCAGTACATCACATTCAGCATGGCGGTCTTCTGCAGTGTCTGGGTCGCCTTCGTCCCAGCCTACCTCAGCGCCAAGGGGAAATACACGGTGGCTTTTGAGGTATTTGCTATTTTGGCTTCCAGTGCTGGACTCCTGGGCTGTATCTTCATCCCTAAATGTTACATTATTCTTATCAGACCAGAGTTGAATGTCAGGGCCAATTTAATCTTGAGTAGAAGTTGA